In one window of Fictibacillus phosphorivorans DNA:
- a CDS encoding DUF47 domain-containing protein — protein MFTKKKDKFMVMLTDIASNLKDSAGYFHNFKINNENDLREFADHLKELESKGDSYVHTVIMELNKVFITPIEREDILSLAMSMDDILDGIEQSSALFDIYAITNPDQYMVKFVEYIKLSAEEILLTVNLLSEKKLLDMREHAIKIKDYESKCDDLYREAQRELFSTQTDPIKVIKYKEMYEVLEGIADSCQNVANTLESIIMKNA, from the coding sequence ATGTTTACAAAGAAAAAGGATAAGTTCATGGTCATGCTAACGGATATTGCTAGCAACTTGAAGGACTCTGCTGGTTATTTCCACAATTTCAAAATTAATAACGAAAATGATCTTCGCGAATTTGCAGACCATTTAAAAGAACTTGAATCTAAAGGTGATTCTTATGTTCATACCGTTATCATGGAACTGAACAAAGTGTTTATTACACCTATTGAAAGAGAAGACATCTTATCACTTGCTATGAGCATGGATGATATTTTAGATGGTATCGAGCAGTCTTCTGCTTTGTTTGACATTTACGCAATCACAAACCCAGATCAATACATGGTTAAATTTGTAGAATACATTAAGTTAAGTGCGGAAGAAATCCTACTTACTGTTAACTTGTTATCAGAGAAAAAGCTTCTTGATATGCGTGAACATGCAATTAAGATTAAAGATTACGAATCAAAGTGTGACGATCTATACCGCGAGGCACAGCGTGAATTGTTCTCCACTCAAACAGATCCAATAAAAGTGATTAAATATAAAGAAATGTATGAAGTGCTTGAAGGCATTGCCGACAGCTGCCAGAACGTTGCAAACACATTAGAATCTATCATTATGAAAAACGCGTAA
- a CDS encoding ABC transporter ATP-binding protein — protein sequence MIYVEGLSKHFSKGKGLFDLNFEVKKGEVFGYIGPNGAGKSTTIRHLMGFIKPDRGQSSINGMDCWNNAARIQHQTGYLPGEIVFLEGMSGLGFLSLLQKMRKQESTRRRDELIERFQLDVKTPIRKMSKGMKQKVGIIAAFMHDPQVLILDEPTSGLDPLMQRVFIDLILEEKQNNKTILMSSHSFQEIERTCDSAGIIKDGKLVALEDMHLLRSVQRRVFEVKVKSEYDMEHILRSSLDTEVKGPRTVHVTVQGNDQEFVQMLSRCEVQHIDTRPQDLEDIFMHYYDRREVGK from the coding sequence ATGATATATGTAGAGGGACTATCAAAGCATTTTTCTAAAGGGAAAGGTTTATTCGATCTGAACTTTGAGGTGAAGAAGGGTGAAGTGTTTGGATATATTGGGCCAAATGGAGCAGGCAAATCGACAACAATTCGTCACTTAATGGGTTTTATAAAACCAGATCGTGGTCAATCTTCCATCAATGGTATGGACTGTTGGAACAACGCCGCGCGTATTCAACACCAAACCGGCTACTTGCCCGGAGAGATTGTTTTTTTAGAAGGAATGAGTGGACTTGGATTTTTGTCACTTCTTCAAAAAATGAGAAAGCAAGAAAGTACAAGACGGAGAGACGAGTTAATCGAGAGGTTTCAGTTAGATGTAAAGACACCGATAAGAAAAATGTCTAAAGGGATGAAACAAAAAGTAGGGATCATTGCAGCCTTCATGCATGACCCGCAAGTTCTTATCTTAGACGAACCTACATCAGGGTTAGATCCTCTTATGCAACGGGTCTTTATCGATCTTATCTTGGAAGAAAAACAGAATAACAAAACCATACTCATGTCATCACATAGTTTTCAAGAGATCGAACGGACGTGTGATTCCGCTGGAATCATAAAAGATGGAAAGCTAGTGGCCTTAGAAGATATGCATTTGTTAAGAAGCGTACAACGACGAGTATTTGAAGTGAAAGTGAAGTCTGAGTATGACATGGAACACATCCTTCGATCATCACTCGATACAGAAGTGAAAGGACCGCGAACTGTTCATGTTACCGTACAAGGAAACGATCAGGAATTTGTTCAGATGTTAAGTCGTTGTGAAGTTCAACATATTGATACACGGCCACAGGATTTAGAAGATATATTCATGCATTATTATGACAGAAGGGAAGTGGGAAAATGA
- a CDS encoding dicarboxylate/amino acid:cation symporter, giving the protein MKNTWKAYRSPIILLLAIIAGSVIGSTMGKDAAVLKPFGDLFLNVMFMIVVPLVFFSISSSVASMAGTKRFGKIISSMLIVFLFTGTVAAIISMAGIKIFPPSEGVKIDLVKPDTTGEEVSIGDQLVSTVTVPDFVDLLSRANMLALILFSVLLGLATSKVGEKAKPLANFLSAGSEVTLQMVKYVMFYAPIGLGAYFAALVGEFGPTLLGSYFKAVLFYYPFSILYFFGFFTLYAFMAHGKLGIRVFWKNMLSPSVTSLATCSSAASIPVNLEATKKMGVPDDISETTIPLGATLHKDGSVIGGVLKITFLFGIFGMDFSGINTYLLVGGVALLVGMVMGAIPQGGLIAEMLILSLFGFPPEALPIIAAISAIIDPPATLLNATGDNVASMMTARLVEGKNWLLKKTGSLTEQKGA; this is encoded by the coding sequence ATGAAAAATACTTGGAAAGCATATCGCTCACCGATTATCTTGTTACTGGCGATTATTGCTGGTAGCGTCATCGGTTCGACGATGGGCAAGGACGCTGCTGTTCTTAAACCGTTCGGCGATCTGTTTCTAAATGTAATGTTCATGATTGTTGTTCCACTCGTGTTCTTTTCGATTTCATCGAGTGTAGCAAGCATGGCTGGTACAAAGCGTTTCGGTAAAATCATCAGCTCTATGTTGATCGTTTTCTTATTTACTGGAACGGTTGCAGCTATTATCAGTATGGCAGGAATAAAAATTTTTCCGCCTTCAGAAGGTGTGAAGATCGATTTAGTCAAACCTGATACAACGGGCGAAGAAGTATCGATTGGTGATCAGCTAGTAAGTACAGTTACGGTTCCTGATTTTGTCGATCTATTAAGTCGTGCCAATATGTTAGCACTTATTCTTTTTTCTGTGTTGTTGGGCCTTGCAACATCTAAAGTGGGAGAGAAAGCCAAGCCGCTCGCAAACTTCCTTTCAGCGGGAAGTGAAGTTACCCTTCAGATGGTAAAATACGTGATGTTTTATGCTCCGATCGGTTTAGGTGCGTATTTTGCGGCACTTGTTGGCGAATTCGGTCCAACATTGCTCGGTTCTTATTTTAAAGCGGTCTTATTCTACTATCCGTTTTCCATTCTTTATTTCTTTGGCTTCTTTACGCTTTACGCGTTCATGGCTCATGGGAAACTTGGTATTCGTGTGTTTTGGAAAAACATGCTCTCACCATCTGTAACAAGTCTTGCTACGTGTAGTTCTGCTGCAAGTATCCCAGTAAACTTAGAAGCCACTAAGAAAATGGGAGTGCCTGATGATATTAGTGAAACAACGATTCCTCTTGGTGCAACCCTGCATAAAGACGGATCTGTTATTGGTGGGGTATTAAAGATCACGTTCCTTTTTGGAATATTTGGTATGGATTTCTCAGGCATCAACACGTATCTTTTAGTGGGTGGAGTAGCGCTTTTAGTGGGTATGGTGATGGGTGCTATCCCTCAAGGTGGACTGATAGCAGAGATGCTTATTCTATCACTGTTCGGTTTTCCTCCTGAAGCACTGCCAATCATAGCTGCGATCTCTGCCATTATTGATCCACCAGCTACACTGCTGAACGCGACAGGTGATAATGTTGCAAGTATGATGACGGCGCGTTTAGTTGAAGGGAAGAACTGGCTCTTGAAAAAGACAGGTTCGTTAACAGAACAAAAAGGCGCATAA
- a CDS encoding inorganic phosphate transporter produces MDTVLLITILVVICALAFDFINGFHDTANAIATSVSTKALTPRRAIILAAVMNFVGAMTFTGVAKTITKDIVDPFTLPNGSVVILAALVAAIAWNLITWYYGIPSSSSHAIIGSIAGAAIAAAGFEALHYSGFLKIIYGLLLSPILAFIVGFIFYNIIKMVFKNTNLTKTNNGFRKVQVATAALQAYSHGTNDAQKAMGIITMALIANGYTDSTDIQLWVQVSCALAMGLGTSVGGWKIIKTVGGKIMKIRPVNGVSADLTGASVIFGASFLGIPVSTTHVITSSILGVGASHRLKGVKWGTAKTMVITWFITLPISATLAALSYLVLNLIF; encoded by the coding sequence ATGGATACAGTATTACTCATTACCATTCTTGTTGTTATCTGCGCGCTTGCCTTTGACTTTATCAATGGATTTCATGATACGGCGAACGCGATCGCAACATCTGTTTCCACAAAAGCTTTAACACCAAGAAGAGCTATTATTTTAGCTGCAGTCATGAACTTTGTCGGAGCCATGACTTTCACAGGTGTTGCAAAAACAATCACAAAAGATATCGTTGACCCATTTACACTTCCTAACGGGTCAGTTGTAATTCTCGCTGCTCTAGTTGCAGCCATCGCTTGGAACTTGATCACTTGGTACTATGGGATTCCAAGTTCATCTTCACATGCGATCATCGGTTCTATCGCTGGTGCTGCGATTGCAGCTGCTGGTTTTGAAGCCCTTCACTATTCTGGCTTTCTAAAAATTATTTACGGTTTGCTTCTTTCTCCGATTCTAGCATTTATCGTAGGTTTTATATTTTATAATATTATCAAGATGGTATTTAAGAATACGAATCTAACGAAAACGAATAACGGTTTTCGTAAAGTTCAGGTAGCTACTGCAGCACTTCAAGCTTATTCACACGGCACGAACGATGCGCAAAAAGCGATGGGTATCATCACGATGGCATTAATCGCGAACGGCTACACAGATAGCACTGACATTCAGCTATGGGTACAGGTATCCTGTGCACTTGCTATGGGTCTTGGTACATCTGTAGGTGGTTGGAAAATTATTAAGACGGTTGGCGGAAAGATCATGAAGATTCGCCCTGTTAACGGAGTATCTGCTGATTTAACGGGAGCATCTGTTATCTTTGGTGCATCATTCTTAGGTATTCCTGTAAGTACAACACACGTTATCACTTCTTCTATCTTAGGAGTTGGTGCGTCTCACCGTTTAAAAGGGGTTAAATGGGGAACGGCTAAGACGATGGTCATCACATGGTTCATCACTCTTCCGATTTCTGCAACATTAGCAGCCCTGTCTTACCTTGTATTAAACTTAATCTTTTAG
- a CDS encoding HAAS signaling domain-containing protein, with product MNLIETYISEVTQRLPEKIRDDIAMELRSTIEDMLPDQHTDRDVEDVLMKLGDPIKLATEYNNKPRYIIGPMFYESYINILIVAAIISIVVSSLMLFVNGMITFEGDKSLFTLMAFIGQLCLKMLLSSLNVLFQVFFWVTIVFIMLERSGVSNGDIYTKKKKTWSPSDLYKLEKVVAKRQIPKAEVFFSLFWTALWAMILFNSSEMIGWYEQTGKGLEGLTLKAPLFNEEVLFSYAPFIVLLIFIEVSLAIYKFFIGRWTILLASLNLIYHLISVGLFCFMLTDETLYNKLFVEKLNITVPDIPAFWFISTIATIIAVCSIIDIISGFNKANKSNTVLDQWMKNG from the coding sequence ATGAATTTGATTGAAACGTATATCAGTGAAGTGACACAAAGACTTCCTGAAAAAATAAGGGATGACATCGCGATGGAGCTGAGATCAACGATTGAAGATATGCTTCCAGATCAACATACAGACAGAGATGTTGAAGACGTTCTTATGAAACTCGGAGATCCTATAAAACTCGCAACCGAATACAACAACAAACCTCGCTATATAATTGGCCCTATGTTTTATGAAAGTTATATCAACATCTTGATCGTAGCGGCAATTATTTCTATAGTAGTCAGCAGCCTTATGCTCTTTGTGAACGGAATGATCACGTTTGAAGGGGATAAATCTTTATTTACTTTAATGGCTTTTATCGGTCAACTTTGTTTAAAGATGCTCTTATCCAGCTTGAATGTTTTGTTTCAAGTTTTCTTCTGGGTAACCATTGTTTTTATCATGTTAGAACGATCAGGAGTTTCGAATGGGGATATCTATACTAAGAAAAAGAAAACATGGTCTCCATCAGATTTATATAAACTTGAAAAAGTAGTGGCAAAAAGACAGATTCCAAAAGCGGAAGTTTTCTTTAGTTTGTTTTGGACAGCACTATGGGCAATGATATTATTTAACTCGTCAGAGATGATTGGCTGGTATGAACAAACGGGAAAAGGATTAGAGGGACTAACGCTTAAAGCACCCCTATTCAATGAGGAGGTTTTGTTCTCATACGCTCCTTTTATAGTCCTGCTTATTTTCATAGAAGTAAGTTTAGCAATCTATAAATTCTTCATTGGAAGATGGACGATTCTACTCGCTTCATTGAACTTGATCTATCATTTAATTTCGGTAGGATTATTTTGTTTTATGCTAACGGATGAAACTCTCTATAATAAGTTATTTGTTGAAAAATTAAATATCACAGTACCGGATATTCCAGCCTTTTGGTTTATATCCACAATAGCAACAATCATTGCAGTTTGTTCTATTATTGATATTATTTCTGGTTTCAATAAAGCAAATAAATCAAACACAGTATTGGATCAATGGATGAAAAATGGATAA
- a CDS encoding pentapeptide repeat-containing protein: protein MNSSLQANCSRCFGLCCVALPYAKSADFAFNKESGTPCRNLQDDFRCGIHHQLREKGFKGCTVYECFGAGQKVSQNTFSGRDWEANPELAKEMFDVFPIMQQLQEMLYYLTEAMNRNETKPIIQELNVAIKEVENLTQRTASEIKQMNVSEIRKRINELLLRASHLVREEFIHKKNPLKGKTRDLIGAKLRNADLRGANFRGALLIATDLKNADLRKADLIGADLRDADLSGADLRGCIFLTQAQVNSAKGNADTRLPVLLTRPSHWLKVKAKLKKPSVN, encoded by the coding sequence ATGAATTCTTCATTACAAGCTAACTGTTCTCGTTGTTTTGGTCTTTGCTGTGTTGCGCTACCTTACGCAAAATCAGCAGATTTTGCTTTTAATAAAGAAAGCGGCACGCCTTGTAGAAACTTACAAGATGATTTCCGTTGTGGGATACACCACCAGTTAAGAGAGAAAGGGTTTAAAGGTTGTACAGTATATGAATGTTTCGGTGCAGGACAAAAAGTATCACAAAACACTTTTTCAGGAAGGGATTGGGAGGCGAATCCAGAGCTAGCGAAAGAGATGTTTGATGTTTTCCCGATTATGCAACAACTCCAAGAAATGTTGTATTACCTAACTGAGGCAATGAACCGCAACGAAACAAAACCGATTATCCAAGAATTAAACGTGGCAATAAAGGAAGTTGAAAATCTTACACAACGCACAGCTTCAGAAATCAAACAGATGAACGTATCAGAGATCCGTAAAAGGATCAACGAGTTGCTGCTTCGTGCGAGCCATCTCGTAAGAGAAGAATTCATACATAAGAAGAATCCATTAAAAGGAAAGACCCGTGATCTTATCGGTGCTAAGCTTCGAAATGCAGATCTTCGTGGTGCGAATTTCCGGGGTGCTCTTCTCATAGCGACAGACTTAAAAAACGCGGACTTAAGAAAAGCAGACCTAATCGGTGCTGACCTACGTGATGCAGATCTAAGTGGTGCGGATTTAAGAGGATGTATATTCTTAACGCAAGCTCAGGTGAATTCAGCAAAAGGAAATGCAGATACAAGACTTCCTGTTTTGTTAACTCGACCTAGTCACTGGTTAAAAGTAAAAGCAAAATTAAAAAAGCCTTCCGTTAACTAA
- a CDS encoding TetR/AcrR family transcriptional regulator, which yields MNGYERRKEQKKKDIKQAAFSLFQKQGIKEIKIEDLAKHAGVSQVTIYNHFGSKEALFREVIKEFVADEYEFHRELFQSDLSFREKMTTSILHKTNNVLNIHPEILEEMMLNDEELKLFLADFQSKYAIPLIVDVIKNAQNNGEVNPDLSMESIMVYIQLFNNNTLISMITGENGKKLATDIFQMFFYGLSLPSDSK from the coding sequence TTGAACGGATACGAACGTCGAAAGGAACAAAAGAAAAAAGATATTAAGCAAGCTGCTTTCTCTCTGTTTCAAAAACAAGGCATCAAAGAAATCAAGATAGAAGATCTAGCAAAACATGCAGGAGTATCTCAAGTAACCATCTATAATCATTTCGGAAGCAAAGAAGCCTTGTTTCGTGAAGTGATTAAAGAGTTCGTTGCAGATGAGTACGAATTTCATAGAGAGCTCTTTCAAAGTGATCTCTCCTTTAGAGAAAAAATGACTACAAGCATTCTTCATAAAACAAATAACGTACTAAACATTCATCCTGAAATTTTGGAAGAGATGATGCTAAACGATGAAGAGTTAAAGTTATTCCTAGCTGACTTTCAAAGTAAGTATGCCATTCCTTTAATCGTTGACGTGATTAAGAATGCTCAGAACAACGGGGAGGTCAATCCTGATCTTTCTATGGAGTCCATCATGGTATACATTCAGCTTTTTAATAACAATACGCTCATCTCCATGATTACAGGCGAGAATGGAAAAAAACTCGCAACAGATATTTTTCAAATGTTTTTTTATGGACTTTCCTTGCCATCAGATTCTAAATAA
- a CDS encoding ABC transporter permease — protein sequence MSLPLYLAMMKSHGKLLGGFIYGAAAYIILIIWIYPSIADMKGFNDMIAALPEGMRKLIGMENGINSLSDYIAGEFYGMLFLIILMVYVILTSTRVMARLVDQGSMAYLLATPNSRVKVAITQAAVLLTGLALIVGFTTISGIAASEWLIEGYQLDVASFITLNILTFLTFSSIAGYCFLISSLSNDEKKALGISAGITLLFYMLNMAGKLSEKTEWMLNLTIFKWYDPIKMINNETDAFWIGCSLGVSTFLLFLISVIVFKKRNLPL from the coding sequence ATGAGCTTGCCTTTATATCTTGCGATGATGAAAAGTCACGGAAAGCTGTTAGGTGGATTCATATACGGTGCTGCAGCTTATATAATACTTATCATTTGGATCTATCCCTCTATTGCTGATATGAAAGGATTTAACGATATGATCGCTGCACTGCCAGAAGGTATGCGGAAGCTGATCGGTATGGAGAATGGCATAAATTCCTTGTCAGACTATATAGCGGGTGAATTTTATGGGATGTTGTTTCTGATTATATTAATGGTTTATGTGATTTTGACTTCGACGCGAGTGATGGCACGGCTGGTCGATCAAGGATCTATGGCCTACTTGCTTGCCACCCCTAATTCAAGAGTAAAGGTTGCCATTACACAAGCAGCAGTCTTGCTTACCGGGCTGGCATTAATCGTAGGTTTTACAACAATTAGTGGTATTGCTGCAAGCGAGTGGCTGATCGAAGGTTATCAATTAGATGTTGCTTCTTTTATTACACTGAACATACTCACTTTTCTAACCTTCTCTTCCATTGCCGGATATTGCTTTTTGATCTCTTCTTTAAGTAATGATGAGAAGAAAGCACTCGGAATTTCTGCAGGAATTACGCTTTTATTTTATATGTTAAACATGGCCGGTAAATTGAGTGAGAAAACAGAGTGGATGTTAAACCTTACAATCTTTAAATGGTATGATCCGATCAAGATGATCAATAACGAAACAGATGCGTTTTGGATCGGATGTTCACTTGGTGTTTCTACATTTTTATTATTTTTAATCAGTGTGATCGTATTTAAGAAAAGAAATCTTCCGTTATAA